The Mesorhizobium sp. B2-8-5 genome segment CGATGCTTTCAATGTCACCCTTCTCGACGGCGTCACAGGATCGGGCAAGACGGAAGTCTATTTCGAGGCGGTGGCGGCTGCGCTCGACAAGGGCAGGCAGGTGCTGATCCTTTTGCCGGAAATCGCGCTGACGCATGCGTTCCTCGAACGTTTCCAGGACCGGTTCGGCGCCAAGCCGGCGGAGTGGCACTCCGACCTGCCGCCCCGGATGCGCGAACGTGTCTGGCGGCAGGTTGCGGAAGGCGGCGTGCGCGTCGTCGCCGGCGCGCGCTCGGCGCTGTTCCTGCCGTTCAAGGAACTCGGCCTGATCGTCGTCGACGAGGAGCATGACCCGGCCTACAAGCAGGAAGACCGCGTCTTCTACAATGCGCGCGACATGGCGGTGGTGCGCGGCCATATCGGTGCTTTCCCGGTCGTGCTCGCCTCGGCGACGCCGTCGGTGGAAAGCCGGGTCAACGCCGGCCAGGGCCGCTACGGCCGGGCGGTGCTGTCGTCGCGCTTCGCCGAGGCGGCGCTCCCCGACCTGAAGTCGATCGACATGCGGCGCTCGCCGCCGGCGCGCGGCGGTTTCCTGTCGCCGGTCTTGCTGGAGCAGATGCAGCGCACGCTGGAGAGGAAGGAGCAGTCGCTGCTCTTCCTCAACCGGCGCGGCTATGCGCCGCTGACGCTCTGCCGGGTCTGCGGTCATCGCTTCGGCTGCCCGGTCTGCTCGGCGTGGCTGGTCGAGCACCGGTTTCGCGGCCAACTCGTCTGCCATCATTGCGGCCATAATGAGCGGCGGCCCGAGGCCTGCCCGGAATGCGGCACGCTCGACCATCTGGTGGCCTGCGGCCCCGGCGTCGAGCGCATCGCCGAGGAGGTGGTGGCGCATTTCCCCGAAGCCCGCACCATCGTGCTTTCGTCCGACCTTCTGGGCGGCGTGCGCCGTCTGCGGCTCGAACTCGAGGCCGTCGCCAATGGCGAGGCCGACATCGTCATCGGCACGCAACTCGTCGCCAAGGGTCACAATTTCCCCGGCATGACGCTGGTGGGGGTGGTGGATGCGGATCTCGGGCTCGCCAATGGCGATCCGCGCGCCGCCGAGCGCACTTTCCAGCTGCTCAGCCAGGTGACGGGGCGCGCCGGCCGCACCGGCAAGAAGAGCCTCGGCCTCTTGCAGACCTACCAGCCGGATCATCCGGTGATGCGGGCGATCGTCTCGGGCGATTCGGAAGCTTTTTACGAGCGCGAGATCACCGAGCGCGAGCGGGCGGCGCTGCCGCCTTTCGGCCGGCTCGCCGGCATCATCGTCAGCGCCGCGACACGGGGCGAGGCGGAGAGCCATGCGCGGGGGTTAAGGCGCGCGGCGCCGCAGGCTTCCGATCTCTTCGTGCTCGGGCCGGCCGAGGCGCCGCTGTCGCTGATCGGCGGTCGTCACCGCTTCCGCCTGCTCATCCAGGGCGAGCGGCGCGCCGACATGCAAGGCTTCATCCGCGCCATGCTGGCCGACGGGCCGAAGCCGCGCGGCTCGGTCAGGGTGCAGGTCGACATCGACCCGCAGAGCTTTTTGTAAGAATGGGGTGACTAATCGTCGCTCGGCGGGTCTTGCAGTA includes the following:
- a CDS encoding primosomal protein N', coding for MMEDSPFVAAAPVLVPMPAERPYTYAVPPGMRVVPGSIVRVPLGPRQVAGIVWDGAVETVDAKKLRPIEEVFDCPPIDRAMRRFVDWIAQYTLSAPGMVARMLLRAPEAFDPEPWIEGLQRTLAEPDRLTDARRRVLETAEGGLAWTRSGLAHAAGVSSTVIDGLRAQGVFETVMIPPRPVVAAPDTSHAVPELMPDQNVAAEKLRTAIAADAFNVTLLDGVTGSGKTEVYFEAVAAALDKGRQVLILLPEIALTHAFLERFQDRFGAKPAEWHSDLPPRMRERVWRQVAEGGVRVVAGARSALFLPFKELGLIVVDEEHDPAYKQEDRVFYNARDMAVVRGHIGAFPVVLASATPSVESRVNAGQGRYGRAVLSSRFAEAALPDLKSIDMRRSPPARGGFLSPVLLEQMQRTLERKEQSLLFLNRRGYAPLTLCRVCGHRFGCPVCSAWLVEHRFRGQLVCHHCGHNERRPEACPECGTLDHLVACGPGVERIAEEVVAHFPEARTIVLSSDLLGGVRRLRLELEAVANGEADIVIGTQLVAKGHNFPGMTLVGVVDADLGLANGDPRAAERTFQLLSQVTGRAGRTGKKSLGLLQTYQPDHPVMRAIVSGDSEAFYEREITERERAALPPFGRLAGIIVSAATRGEAESHARGLRRAAPQASDLFVLGPAEAPLSLIGGRHRFRLLIQGERRADMQGFIRAMLADGPKPRGSVRVQVDIDPQSFL